In the Streptomyces formicae genome, one interval contains:
- a CDS encoding dipeptide ABC transporter ATP-binding protein: protein MTPQQDTVPAVRERQDTVLSVRDLTVSFTGARGPVTAAEGISFDLARGEVLGLVGESGSGKSTVGLAAMGLHDPSRTTVSGTVEVVGTDVVGAAEAELKALRGARIAMVFQDALASLSPFHTVADQLGEAYRLHHKDASRDRVRARALEMLERVGIAGARARDYPHQFSGGMRQRVMIAMALINHPDVLIADEPTTALDARVQRQVLDLLAELQREFGTAVVLVTHDVDMVAAATDRMLVMREGHMVETGPTHRVLTAPDHPYTRALIGAAPSLKTVPGSRLPTVDVPEPKSRTTARARPDEAGPSLAEVSDLRVEFGGRRTLLGRRREPTRAVRGVSLRLAEGETLGLVGESGSGKSTTARVLAGLQRPSGGTVRFDGRDIARAADDTALRRELSREVQLVFQDPYASLNPRRTVEEIVTTPLRVHTDMSRRERRDRAAELLTQVGLSADQLPRYPHEFSGGQRQRIGIARALAPRPRLIIADEPVSALDVSVQAQVLNLLMDLRDELGLSLLFVSHDLAVVRHLCDRVAVLHHGEIVETGTRDDVFERPQEAYTKELLAARL from the coding sequence GACCTGACCGTCTCCTTCACCGGGGCGCGGGGCCCCGTCACCGCCGCCGAAGGCATCTCCTTCGACCTGGCTCGGGGTGAAGTCCTCGGTCTGGTGGGGGAGTCGGGCTCCGGAAAGTCCACCGTCGGGCTCGCCGCGATGGGACTGCACGATCCCTCGCGCACCACCGTCAGCGGCACCGTCGAGGTCGTCGGCACCGACGTCGTGGGCGCGGCCGAGGCCGAGCTGAAGGCGCTGCGCGGCGCCCGGATCGCGATGGTGTTCCAGGACGCCCTCGCCTCGCTCTCGCCCTTCCACACCGTGGCCGACCAGCTCGGCGAGGCCTACCGGCTCCACCACAAGGACGCGAGCAGGGACCGCGTGCGGGCCAGGGCCCTGGAGATGCTGGAGCGCGTCGGGATCGCGGGGGCCCGCGCCCGCGACTATCCGCACCAGTTCTCCGGTGGCATGCGCCAGCGCGTGATGATCGCGATGGCGCTGATCAACCACCCCGACGTACTGATCGCCGACGAGCCGACCACCGCGCTCGACGCCCGTGTCCAGCGCCAAGTCCTCGATCTGCTGGCCGAGTTGCAGCGCGAGTTCGGCACCGCCGTGGTCCTGGTGACGCACGACGTGGACATGGTCGCCGCCGCCACCGACCGCATGCTGGTCATGCGCGAGGGCCACATGGTCGAGACGGGCCCCACCCATCGGGTGCTCACCGCGCCGGACCACCCCTACACCCGGGCGCTCATCGGCGCGGCGCCCTCCCTGAAGACGGTGCCGGGCAGCCGCCTGCCCACGGTCGACGTACCGGAGCCGAAGAGCCGTACGACAGCGCGCGCCAGGCCGGACGAGGCCGGACCGTCGCTCGCCGAAGTCTCCGATCTGCGCGTGGAGTTCGGCGGCCGGCGCACCCTGCTCGGCCGCCGCCGCGAGCCCACGCGCGCGGTGCGCGGCGTCAGCCTGCGCCTGGCCGAGGGCGAGACGCTCGGCCTGGTCGGCGAGTCGGGCTCCGGCAAGTCCACCACGGCCCGGGTGCTCGCGGGGCTTCAGCGGCCGAGCGGCGGCACCGTCCGCTTCGACGGCAGGGACATCGCGCGCGCCGCCGACGACACCGCGCTGCGCAGGGAGCTCAGCCGCGAGGTCCAACTGGTCTTCCAGGATCCGTACGCCTCGCTCAACCCGCGCCGCACCGTCGAGGAGATCGTCACCACGCCGCTGCGCGTCCACACGGACATGAGCCGCCGCGAGCGCCGCGACCGGGCCGCCGAACTCCTGACGCAGGTCGGCCTCAGCGCGGACCAACTGCCGCGCTACCCGCACGAGTTCTCCGGCGGACAGCGCCAGCGCATCGGCATCGCCAGGGCCCTCGCGCCACGGCCGCGCCTGATCATCGCCGACGAACCGGTCTCCGCGCTCGACGTCTCCGTGCAGGCGCAGGTCCTGAACCTCCTGATGGACCTGCGCGACGAACTCGGGCTCTCGCTCCTCTTCGTCTCGCACGACCTCGCCGTCGTCCGCCACCTCTGCGATCGCGTCGCGGTGCTGCACCACGGCGAGATCGTCGAGACGGGCACCCGCGACGACGTCTTCGAGCGGCCCCAAGAGGCGTACACCAAGGAGCTGTTGGCGGCGCGTCTGTAG